A single genomic interval of Thermoplasmata archaeon harbors:
- a CDS encoding NAD(P)/FAD-dependent oxidoreductase, translating to MSDFDVIVVGAGPAGCCAARSAALSGARTLLLEARDDIGVPVRSAELLPSLPFLKAAFPRAKCLEELLDPPGECISLVIESAALVPPSRRSRRLAFTGFALWRARFDRHLARLAKEAGAELRTSSRVRGLARGPGGEVRGVETDEGELEARAIVGADGPMSAVRRSLGAGAPILHPCLQFTAAGDFGREARFFYGPDFPGGHGWLVPRAGGANIGIELGPGRSLRRRLEALLYALGVAERPRAETEGFLPVSGPVPGAASGRVLLAGDAAGQNLPFHGWGLATAAICGSVAGRAAAAIAAGTGTSADYDKRWRLEAGAAIQASLVMRRRLEVVSRSALTLELSVLFGLEPFGRALDPLSLR from the coding sequence ATGAGCGACTTCGACGTCATCGTGGTGGGCGCGGGCCCGGCGGGCTGCTGCGCCGCCAGGAGCGCGGCCCTCTCGGGCGCCCGAACGCTGCTGCTCGAGGCCAGGGACGACATCGGCGTCCCAGTCCGCAGTGCGGAACTCCTGCCCTCTCTCCCATTCCTCAAGGCAGCATTTCCGAGGGCGAAGTGTCTCGAGGAGCTCCTAGACCCGCCGGGCGAGTGCATCTCACTCGTGATCGAGAGCGCCGCGCTCGTCCCCCCATCGCGCAGGTCCAGAAGGCTCGCCTTCACCGGCTTCGCCCTCTGGAGGGCCCGGTTCGACAGGCACCTCGCGCGGCTGGCGAAGGAGGCGGGAGCAGAGCTCAGGACTTCCAGCAGGGTCAGGGGGCTGGCCCGCGGCCCGGGCGGCGAGGTCCGCGGCGTCGAGACGGACGAGGGCGAGCTCGAGGCTCGCGCTATCGTCGGCGCGGACGGGCCGATGTCCGCCGTCCGGCGCTCGCTCGGGGCGGGGGCCCCTATCCTCCATCCTTGCCTCCAGTTCACCGCCGCGGGCGACTTCGGGCGCGAGGCACGCTTCTTCTATGGCCCGGATTTCCCCGGGGGGCACGGCTGGCTGGTGCCGCGCGCGGGCGGGGCGAACATAGGCATAGAGCTCGGGCCCGGCCGAAGCCTCAGGAGGAGGCTCGAGGCTCTTCTGTACGCGCTCGGCGTCGCCGAGAGACCGAGGGCGGAGACCGAGGGCTTCCTGCCGGTCTCGGGGCCGGTCCCCGGTGCGGCCTCGGGCAGGGTGCTGCTTGCGGGCGACGCCGCGGGCCAAAACCTCCCCTTTCATGGCTGGGGCCTCGCGACGGCCGCGATATGCGGGAGCGTGGCGGGCCGGGCCGCGGCGGCTATCGCGGCCGGGACGGGAACCTCCGCAGACTACGACAAGCGATGGAGGCTCGAGGCCGGCGCGGCGATTCAGGCCTCGCTCGTGATGCGCAGGAGGCTCGAGGTCGTTTCCCGGAGCGCCCTGACTCTCGAGCTCTCGGTGCTCTTCGGCCTCGAGCCCTTTGGGCGCGCTCTGGACCCCCTCTCGCTGCGCTGA
- a CDS encoding DapH/DapD/GlmU-related protein produces the protein MARVYGKSRIGKGCYIAESVVIGHPGKAERSLLLEGRLDQLAGAVVGDGCVLRDFGVLYSGAELGAGVVTGHFWLVREGTRVGAGTLIGTGVVVEDGCTVGERVSLQTGVYVPTNTVIEDDAFLGPRACLTNDKYMGRGGARLAGPRICRGARVGANATILPGVVVGRDSLVAAGAVVTRDVGEGEMVAGVPARRIGEVPREHRMRDGGG, from the coding sequence ATGGCCAGAGTCTACGGAAAATCTAGGATAGGGAAGGGCTGCTATATCGCCGAGAGCGTTGTGATCGGGCACCCGGGCAAGGCCGAGAGATCCCTCCTGCTCGAGGGCAGGCTCGACCAGCTCGCGGGCGCGGTGGTCGGCGACGGCTGCGTCCTGCGAGACTTCGGCGTCCTCTACTCCGGCGCGGAGCTTGGGGCCGGGGTGGTGACGGGGCATTTCTGGCTCGTGCGCGAGGGGACACGCGTCGGCGCCGGAACGCTGATCGGGACCGGCGTCGTGGTCGAGGACGGGTGCACCGTGGGCGAGAGGGTCTCGCTTCAAACGGGCGTCTACGTCCCGACGAACACGGTCATCGAGGACGACGCCTTTCTGGGGCCGCGCGCCTGCCTGACCAACGACAAGTACATGGGCAGGGGCGGGGCGAGGCTCGCGGGGCCCAGGATATGCCGGGGGGCTCGCGTGGGGGCCAACGCCACGATACTCCCCGGCGTGGTCGTCGGGAGGGACTCTCTCGTGGCGGCCGGAGCCGTGGTGACGAGGGACGTCGGCGAGGGCGAGATGGTCGCGGGCGTCCCTGCGCGAAGAATCGGCGAGGTCCCCCGGGAGCACAGGATGCGCGACGGAGGGGGCTGA
- a CDS encoding HepT-like ribonuclease domain-containing protein — MRRELELTLLEIMSELSRIDEATREIDEAEWLRRHGELDTILRALHRLSRCLRSLPYEFTSARPEVPWTRLASLGPELEGAEFRMDPRAVWRAIREDLPVLKREILGVVDELKYRRASEEEE; from the coding sequence ATGAGGCGAGAGCTCGAGTTGACCCTCCTTGAGATTATGAGTGAGCTGTCGAGAATAGATGAGGCAACGAGAGAAATCGACGAGGCGGAGTGGCTCAGAAGGCACGGAGAGCTCGACACCATTCTGCGCGCGCTCCACAGGCTCTCACGCTGCCTCCGGTCGCTTCCATACGAGTTCACGTCGGCCAGGCCGGAGGTCCCGTGGACCAGACTCGCGTCTCTAGGCCCCGAGCTCGAGGGCGCTGAGTTCAGGATGGACCCGCGCGCGGTCTGGAGAGCGATAAGGGAGGACCTTCCGGTGCTCAAACGAGAGATTCTCGGGGTCGTTGACGAGCTGAAGTACCGCAGAGCTTCTGAAGAGGAGGAGTAG
- a CDS encoding nucleotidyltransferase family protein, giving the protein MEEAGARDLDERVDEIRRKIMPVLQRHGVRRAALFGSFVRGEDRKDSDIDILVEVGKDISLLDFIGLKQELEDALGRPVDLVEYGTIKPLLRDRILAEQVVLT; this is encoded by the coding sequence GTGGAGGAGGCAGGAGCGAGAGATTTGGACGAAAGAGTCGATGAAATCAGGCGGAAGATAATGCCCGTGCTGCAGAGGCACGGGGTCAGGAGGGCCGCCCTCTTCGGCTCCTTCGTCAGGGGCGAGGACAGGAAGGACAGCGACATAGACATCCTGGTAGAGGTTGGAAAGGACATCAGCCTCCTCGATTTCATCGGCCTCAAGCAGGAGCTCGAGGACGCCCTCGGGCGCCCGGTGGACCTGGTGGAGTACGGCACCATAAAGCCACTCCTCAGGGACAGAATTCTCGCCGAGCAGGTGGTCCTGACTTGA
- the wecB gene encoding UDP-N-acetylglucosamine 2-epimerase (non-hydrolyzing), which translates to MREESARSPGSTGCATEGADSAVAGELQWSPGPPRGARETGAAGRGEGLTIVLGTRPEIVKLAPLVHELERRGHPFRLVHTGQHYSREMSEVFLRELGYVRELEFLDIGGGSATRQTARALWGLERIFGRCRPRAVLVEGDTNTVLAGALAAAQMGIPVVHLEAGLRSYDDRMPEERNRRLADHLSSVLLAPTKLNERTLRGERVRGRIHVTGNTVIDAIEQCLPEALRRSDITSRLGLEPGRYILATVHRSENVDDPRTLSNFITIFQRCPLPVVLPLHPRTRKMARRAGLGRSLRRSKDVVVTDPVGYMDFLALMKRSAFVLTDSGGVQEEVTAPSMRKKCFVLRTSTERPEAVRAGYCVLAGTEVRGVLGRVLVWWTNSHRVPRSPSPYGDGNAARRCADALEAEGVV; encoded by the coding sequence CTGCGCGAAGAATCGGCGAGGTCCCCCGGGAGCACAGGATGCGCGACGGAGGGGGCTGATTCCGCGGTCGCGGGGGAGCTGCAGTGGTCTCCCGGGCCGCCGCGCGGCGCGCGGGAAACGGGCGCGGCGGGAAGGGGCGAGGGCCTGACCATCGTCCTCGGCACCAGGCCCGAGATAGTCAAGCTCGCGCCGCTCGTTCACGAGCTCGAGAGGCGAGGGCATCCCTTCAGACTCGTCCACACTGGGCAGCACTACTCGCGCGAGATGTCGGAGGTCTTCCTCAGGGAGCTGGGCTACGTCCGCGAGCTCGAGTTCCTGGACATCGGCGGGGGCTCCGCCACCCGGCAGACCGCGAGGGCGCTCTGGGGGCTCGAGAGAATCTTCGGGCGCTGCAGGCCGCGCGCGGTTCTGGTCGAGGGCGACACGAACACGGTGCTCGCGGGCGCGCTCGCGGCTGCCCAGATGGGAATTCCCGTGGTCCACCTCGAGGCGGGGCTCAGGTCCTATGACGACAGGATGCCGGAGGAGAGGAACAGGAGGCTCGCGGACCATCTGTCGTCCGTGCTGCTCGCGCCGACGAAACTGAACGAGAGGACCCTGCGCGGCGAGAGGGTCCGCGGCAGGATACACGTGACCGGCAACACCGTCATCGACGCGATCGAGCAATGCCTGCCGGAGGCGCTCAGGAGGAGCGACATCACCTCGCGGCTCGGGCTCGAGCCCGGAAGGTACATTCTCGCGACGGTGCACAGGAGCGAGAACGTCGACGACCCGCGGACGCTCTCGAACTTCATCACGATATTCCAGCGCTGCCCCCTGCCCGTGGTCCTGCCCCTCCACCCCCGGACAAGGAAGATGGCGAGGCGCGCGGGGCTCGGGAGGAGCCTGAGGCGCTCGAAGGACGTCGTCGTCACGGACCCCGTGGGCTACATGGACTTCCTCGCCCTGATGAAGCGCTCCGCCTTCGTCCTCACGGACAGCGGCGGCGTGCAGGAGGAGGTCACCGCGCCGTCGATGAGGAAGAAGTGCTTCGTCCTCAGGACCTCCACGGAGAGGCCGGAGGCGGTGCGCGCGGGCTACTGCGTCCTCGCGGGCACGGAGGTCAGGGGGGTTCTGGGGCGGGTGCTGGTCTGGTGGACCAACAGCCACCGCGTCCCGAGGAGCCCGAGCCCCTACGGGGACGGAAACGCGGCGCGCAGGTGCGCGGACGCGCTGGAGGCGGAGGGGGTGGTGTGA
- the rtcA gene encoding RNA 3'-terminal phosphate cyclase, with the protein MIEIDGSRGEGGGQIVRLAVAAAAATGVELRVVNIRARRQNPGLAAQHVAAVSLVAEMCGARVDGNSVGSSTLTFRPGPLKGGDFRADVGTAGSIPLVLQSAMLAAAFAPSEVSLRVTGGTDVRRSPSADYIINVLSPLLAKMGVGAEVQTVRRGHYPRGGGEMRALIRPAKPSAFRVEGAGRLEALGGRAHVVGLPADIARRMRESALKEVQSLPAPVKVEEEVVAGGDPGAGITMWARTEHSVLGACALGERGLRAENVGALAGRELVLELRSQASVDVHAADQILPYMALGGGGAFTVRSVSSHLETGMRVLEALSGVRFRAERKYGLMRVECLPPRGREPARQL; encoded by the coding sequence ATGATCGAGATAGACGGCTCGAGGGGCGAGGGCGGGGGCCAGATCGTCCGACTCGCGGTCGCGGCCGCCGCCGCCACGGGGGTCGAGCTCAGGGTCGTCAACATCCGCGCCCGGAGGCAGAACCCGGGCCTCGCGGCCCAGCACGTCGCGGCAGTGTCGCTGGTGGCGGAGATGTGCGGGGCGCGGGTCGATGGAAACTCTGTGGGCTCGTCGACCCTGACTTTCAGGCCCGGCCCTCTCAAGGGCGGAGACTTCAGGGCCGACGTGGGGACCGCGGGGAGCATACCTCTGGTGCTCCAGTCCGCGATGCTCGCCGCGGCGTTCGCGCCCTCCGAGGTGTCCCTGCGCGTCACCGGCGGCACCGACGTCCGGAGGTCCCCCTCCGCCGATTACATTATCAACGTCCTCTCGCCCCTCTTGGCGAAGATGGGCGTGGGGGCGGAGGTACAGACCGTGCGCAGGGGGCACTACCCGCGCGGCGGTGGCGAGATGAGGGCTCTCATCAGGCCCGCCAAACCCTCGGCCTTCAGGGTCGAGGGCGCGGGGCGGCTCGAGGCGCTCGGGGGGAGGGCGCACGTGGTCGGTCTCCCAGCCGACATCGCGCGAAGGATGCGCGAGAGCGCCCTCAAAGAGGTTCAGTCGCTCCCCGCGCCAGTGAAGGTCGAGGAGGAGGTGGTGGCGGGGGGGGACCCGGGAGCGGGAATCACGATGTGGGCCAGAACGGAGCACTCCGTGCTCGGCGCCTGCGCTCTGGGCGAGAGGGGACTCAGGGCCGAGAACGTCGGCGCGCTCGCGGGCAGGGAGCTCGTCCTCGAGCTCAGGTCGCAGGCGTCGGTGGACGTCCACGCCGCGGACCAGATTCTCCCCTACATGGCTCTCGGAGGCGGGGGCGCCTTCACTGTCAGGAGCGTCAGCAGCCACCTCGAGACCGGGATGAGAGTCCTCGAGGCGCTCTCCGGGGTGCGCTTCAGGGCGGAGAGGAAGTACGGGCTGATGAGGGTCGAGTGCCTGCCGCCCCGGGGCCGGGAGCCCGCCCGACAATTATAA